The Candidatus Nitrosymbiomonas proteolyticus genome has a segment encoding these proteins:
- a CDS encoding seryl-tRNA synthetase — protein MLDRQILRQSPDTVLQGAARKGIQPPLEEFQRVDAEFRALRASLDDMRAQLNQSSKAIGQLFAAGKKDEAEAAKAEAKALSDRISSAEQHERELESALLALELQFPNLPHESVPSGQSEADNVVVRSWGEKPEFDFEPKAHWDLGATLGVFDAERAAKISGSGFAVFRGFGARLQRALISFMLDHQTRANGYEEIYPPYLVLRDCLVGTGQLPKFEEELYFTQDGFGLIPTAEVPVTNLYRDEILDVSNLPMKFAAFTGCFRREAGAAGKDTRGIQRVHQFDKVELVKYALPETSYDELESLTRDAESILQALGLHYRVTLMCSGDMGFSNSKQYDLEVWAPGVGTYLEVSSCSNFESFQARRANIRFRRGQGEKPEFVHTLNGSGLACPRLMIAILEGFQKPDGSVELPEPLRLLVGAERLSPVGPLS, from the coding sequence ATGCTCGACCGCCAGATTCTCCGGCAGTCTCCCGATACCGTCCTTCAAGGCGCCGCTCGAAAGGGAATCCAGCCCCCTCTCGAGGAGTTTCAAAGGGTCGACGCCGAGTTTCGGGCGCTGCGGGCGTCGCTGGACGATATGCGCGCCCAACTCAACCAATCGAGCAAGGCGATCGGCCAGCTTTTCGCGGCGGGCAAGAAGGACGAAGCCGAAGCCGCCAAAGCTGAAGCCAAGGCCCTCAGCGATCGAATCTCCAGCGCTGAGCAGCACGAGCGGGAACTCGAGTCGGCTCTGCTCGCCCTCGAACTCCAGTTTCCCAACCTCCCCCACGAGTCGGTTCCCTCGGGGCAGAGCGAGGCGGACAACGTCGTCGTTCGAAGCTGGGGGGAGAAGCCTGAGTTCGACTTCGAGCCGAAAGCCCACTGGGACCTCGGGGCTACCTTGGGCGTTTTCGATGCCGAGCGCGCCGCCAAAATCTCAGGATCGGGCTTCGCGGTCTTTCGGGGGTTCGGGGCACGGCTCCAAAGAGCCTTGATCAGCTTTATGCTCGACCACCAAACTCGCGCCAACGGCTACGAAGAGATTTACCCCCCTTATCTCGTCCTTCGCGATTGCCTGGTGGGCACCGGCCAACTCCCCAAGTTCGAAGAGGAGCTTTACTTCACCCAGGACGGCTTCGGGCTGATTCCCACGGCCGAAGTTCCGGTCACCAACCTGTATCGTGATGAGATTCTCGACGTTTCGAACCTTCCGATGAAGTTCGCCGCGTTTACCGGTTGCTTCCGGCGGGAGGCGGGCGCCGCTGGGAAGGACACGCGCGGCATTCAGAGGGTCCACCAATTCGACAAGGTGGAGCTCGTGAAGTACGCGTTGCCGGAAACGAGCTACGACGAACTCGAGTCCCTCACTCGGGACGCCGAGTCGATCTTACAGGCCCTGGGGCTCCACTACCGCGTGACCCTGATGTGCTCTGGAGACATGGGTTTCTCGAACTCCAAGCAATACGACCTCGAGGTATGGGCGCCGGGAGTGGGGACCTACCTCGAAGTCTCCAGCTGCAGCAACTTCGAGTCGTTTCAAGCGAGACGCGCCAACATCAGGTTCCGACGAGGCCAGGGCGAGAAGCCGGAGTTCGTCCACACGCTCAACGGAAGCGGGTTGGCGTGCCCTCGCCTGATGATCGCCATTCTGGAAGGCTTCCAAAAGCCCGACGGGTCGGTTGAACTCCCCGAACCGCTACGGCTCTTGGTCGGCGCAGAGCGATTGTCGCCCGTCGGCCCCCTTAGCTAG
- a CDS encoding N-acetylglucosaminyl deacetylase, LmbE family — protein MTSELEIESGANDNAGRKAIPFVRRVVRTALLTCFVIAVLYNWQPQRYGVQAEAVDPGERLTFADLGLFTSGKTALAVFGHPDDESFYMGGTLIRLANAGVRVHFVALTDGNKTYYPGNDSRQLAQIRRKEMRSVAHQVLAKSLTFFGRDDGRYRVDDRLVRDIQSKIEELRPDYLFLFEPEAPAQVYHKDHRNAGVATLEAARRARFSGRLLAYSTSTPNLAIDISDEWPRVDTLLATHASQFSGSRLELIRTLVFSRNYRDGELNGYELAETFRVFRLAER, from the coding sequence ATGACTTCGGAGTTAGAAATCGAGTCAGGAGCGAACGACAACGCAGGCCGCAAGGCCATCCCCTTCGTTCGGCGGGTGGTTCGAACGGCGTTGCTGACATGCTTCGTTATCGCGGTTCTCTACAACTGGCAACCCCAACGGTACGGCGTGCAAGCCGAAGCTGTAGATCCCGGCGAAAGGCTCACCTTTGCCGACCTCGGGCTTTTCACGAGCGGGAAGACGGCGCTCGCGGTCTTCGGCCATCCCGACGACGAATCGTTCTACATGGGTGGCACGCTGATCCGACTGGCGAACGCGGGCGTTCGAGTTCATTTCGTCGCCCTCACCGACGGCAATAAGACCTATTATCCGGGGAACGATTCGCGTCAGCTTGCTCAGATTCGGAGGAAGGAGATGCGGTCGGTCGCCCACCAAGTCCTTGCCAAGAGCCTTACGTTCTTTGGGCGCGACGACGGCCGGTATCGGGTCGACGACCGATTGGTGCGAGACATTCAGTCGAAGATCGAGGAGCTCCGGCCCGACTACCTGTTCCTCTTCGAACCGGAGGCTCCCGCGCAGGTGTATCACAAGGACCACCGGAATGCAGGCGTGGCCACGCTCGAAGCTGCCCGCAGGGCGAGATTCTCGGGGCGTCTTCTTGCTTACTCCACCAGCACGCCCAACCTCGCGATCGACATATCCGATGAATGGCCGAGGGTCGATACACTATTGGCGACTCATGCCTCGCAGTTCTCAGGTTCCCGGCTCGAACTGATTCGAACACTGGTATTCAGTCGCAACTACCGGGATGGCGAGCTTAACGGCTACGAACTCGCGGAGACGTTTCGAGTGTTCCGGTTGGCAGAGCGCTAG
- a CDS encoding peptide transporter: MAHADSPQPETRADEPLAPQEFQEGFTLRTVLGGLFIALFMLPGGIYLGLVAGYGIGEAAEWVTIVLFAEVARRSFHSLRRQEIYILFYMAAGLTSAINVNRGLYGGPLSGLIWNAYFVQSESAAPIASQIPSWAVPGPESAAVVERQLWHPAWWTPLLLLVATEACGRLGWMSMGYGLFRVTSDVERLPFPYAPVAASGATALAEAGQEGWRWRVFSTGAIVGMLFGLVYIALPVITGVLLGHPVQALPIPFADYTVGIENLLPAAIVGISFSLGNVLVGFVLPFEIVLGATVASVLAMIVLNPILFHAGLLPSYRFGSDAFMTKLAADMDFWLSIGIGVNVSVGILGIALVAKAVAQARKYRIERQFSLAPPTGRGDIPLWIAVCAWALSTGLLVLLCRWLIPGFPSWLLLGFGFLWSPLNSYISARMHGLTGRGVSFPYLREASVIASGYQRVDAWYAPLPLYDHGWAAQRFREVELTGTRFTSVLRAEAFMFPVVLVASFAFWSFFWHSSQVPSTQFPFAQKFWPVEATLQSAIQQVNLPREGGDTSWFLRAIRFDYIALGTAGGLGLYGLFSLLKLPMLFFYGFAGGLGLFPANTIPQLVGAVFGKRVMEKRYGQSEWRQYAPVLLAGFSCGTGLTAMASISLALIAKAVSHLPY, encoded by the coding sequence ATGGCGCACGCCGACTCCCCGCAGCCGGAAACGAGGGCCGACGAGCCGCTCGCCCCTCAGGAGTTCCAAGAGGGGTTCACCTTGCGGACGGTTCTTGGAGGGCTCTTCATTGCGCTCTTCATGCTGCCGGGCGGGATCTACCTGGGGTTGGTCGCCGGTTATGGAATCGGCGAAGCTGCGGAGTGGGTCACGATCGTGCTGTTTGCCGAAGTTGCGCGAAGGAGCTTCCACTCGCTCCGGCGGCAGGAAATCTACATCCTTTTTTACATGGCTGCGGGCCTGACTTCAGCCATCAACGTGAACCGTGGACTCTATGGCGGCCCCCTTTCTGGGTTGATTTGGAACGCGTACTTCGTTCAATCGGAGTCCGCTGCTCCCATCGCCTCCCAAATCCCTAGCTGGGCCGTTCCGGGTCCTGAGTCGGCGGCGGTTGTCGAGCGGCAGCTTTGGCATCCCGCTTGGTGGACCCCTTTGCTTCTCCTCGTGGCGACGGAGGCCTGTGGCCGATTGGGTTGGATGAGCATGGGGTATGGGCTTTTTCGGGTGACCAGCGACGTCGAGCGGCTCCCGTTTCCCTATGCGCCTGTGGCCGCATCGGGCGCGACCGCGCTTGCGGAAGCAGGCCAAGAAGGCTGGCGGTGGAGGGTTTTTTCAACCGGGGCAATCGTTGGGATGCTGTTCGGACTGGTCTACATCGCCCTTCCGGTGATCACGGGGGTCCTTCTCGGCCATCCCGTGCAGGCGCTTCCGATCCCGTTTGCCGACTATACGGTCGGGATCGAAAACCTCTTGCCGGCGGCCATCGTCGGCATCAGCTTCAGCTTGGGCAACGTGCTGGTCGGATTCGTGCTTCCGTTCGAGATCGTTTTGGGGGCGACCGTCGCAAGCGTCCTGGCGATGATCGTGTTGAACCCGATCCTGTTTCATGCTGGCCTCTTACCGAGCTACCGGTTCGGTTCGGATGCGTTCATGACCAAGTTGGCGGCCGACATGGACTTCTGGCTTTCCATCGGGATCGGAGTGAACGTCTCTGTGGGCATTCTCGGGATCGCATTGGTCGCAAAAGCGGTCGCGCAGGCGAGGAAGTACCGCATCGAACGGCAGTTCAGCCTTGCGCCGCCCACAGGAAGAGGCGACATTCCCCTCTGGATCGCCGTTTGCGCTTGGGCGCTTTCCACCGGGTTGCTGGTGCTTCTGTGCCGGTGGTTGATTCCGGGGTTTCCTTCGTGGCTTCTGCTCGGGTTCGGGTTTCTGTGGAGCCCGCTCAACAGTTACATTTCTGCGCGAATGCACGGGCTCACAGGCCGAGGCGTTTCGTTTCCTTACTTGCGAGAGGCCTCCGTCATCGCCTCAGGCTACCAACGCGTGGACGCCTGGTACGCTCCGCTTCCGCTTTATGACCACGGGTGGGCCGCCCAGAGATTCCGCGAGGTCGAGCTTACGGGAACGAGGTTCACGAGCGTCCTCCGCGCGGAGGCGTTCATGTTTCCCGTCGTGCTGGTCGCAAGTTTCGCGTTTTGGAGCTTCTTTTGGCACTCCAGCCAAGTTCCTTCGACCCAGTTTCCCTTCGCGCAGAAGTTCTGGCCGGTCGAGGCGACTCTCCAGTCGGCCATTCAGCAAGTCAACCTTCCGCGTGAAGGGGGGGACACGAGCTGGTTCCTTCGCGCGATCCGGTTCGACTACATCGCCTTGGGCACGGCGGGCGGATTGGGGCTTTATGGGTTGTTCTCACTCCTGAAGCTGCCGATGCTGTTCTTCTACGGCTTCGCGGGCGGGTTGGGGCTGTTTCCCGCCAACACCATCCCCCAATTGGTGGGGGCGGTCTTTGGCAAAAGGGTGATGGAAAAACGGTACGGCCAATCGGAGTGGCGGCAGTACGCGCCCGTGCTGCTGGCCGGATTCAGTTGCGGAACGGGCCTCACGGCGATGGCAAGTATCTCGCTCGCCCTGATTGCGAAGGCGGTATCCCACTTGCCCTATTAG
- a CDS encoding phosphoesterase — MVRCTVSLEQRVLIGFFALGLAAFGCQGPEQVKDLEGSALLPTGHWIQPEGKTAEFAGRPVDMVRSPDGKWLFVKDNSGLQVFAADTLDASQSIPSPGGTSQYGLAVTRDGSTVYLSNAESRVHRYVRTPEGKFKLEGGYTLPAPEIGGHAYPTGLALDEDRNVLYVCASRSNALLCIDLTSGEVRKSIPTGVAPYAVLIHPKTRQLWVTNYGGPRPQRSEKRAPSAGTDVAVDERGVAKSGSVSVISSDLEKVEAEISVGLHPCALAYHPAGDLVLVANANSDEVTVIECSRKAKVQEIDTHPVRDLPFGSMPNALCVDEEGKVWVALAGNNAVGCLEREPNGEFSLRGLVPTGWYPSSVLADEGRVYVANNKGVGSRTRNRPEEKGRNSHDHRGSIQAFSTPTPARFAELSRKVTTLAKSTSVLRAYERSIRSNVGPTPVPAKLGEPSVFEHVIYVIKENRTYDQVLGDLPEGDGDPNLCNFPEPLSPNHHALAKEFVLLDNYYCNGVLSADGHSWATESNVTPYLERMFGGFTRSYTFGDDPLTYSSSGFIWDAVLAAGLSFRNYGEFNYSEPPQGMGFKEVYQAHKSGQRVDFRLEIGVERVKRYSCRDYPGWNMNIPDVLRVDRFLEEFREFEKSGDFPNFVIVYLPQDHLSGTTEGMPTPRAHMADNDLALGRLVEAVSKSKFWPKTVLFINEDDPQNGYDHVDGHRSICFVVSPYSRNRGVVSEFYNQSSVVRTMLHILGLPPLNQQDAASNLMAACFAPKPDFSAYQARPAGWALDELNGSLAQRSGNDLKWGRISAQIPMHRTGLKSVQDEDNLNRILWHATKGYATPYPERFAGAHGRGLKGRGLLLDSNSDED; from the coding sequence GTGGTTCGCTGTACGGTCTCGCTAGAGCAACGGGTCCTAATCGGGTTCTTCGCGCTGGGGCTCGCGGCGTTCGGCTGCCAAGGGCCGGAGCAGGTCAAGGACCTCGAGGGGTCGGCTTTGCTGCCGACGGGACACTGGATTCAGCCAGAAGGAAAGACTGCGGAGTTTGCGGGACGCCCGGTCGACATGGTCCGAAGCCCCGACGGAAAGTGGCTGTTCGTGAAGGACAACTCTGGGCTCCAGGTGTTCGCTGCCGATACGTTGGACGCCTCTCAATCGATTCCCAGCCCAGGAGGAACCTCCCAGTACGGCCTTGCGGTCACTCGCGACGGGAGTACGGTGTACCTCTCCAACGCGGAAAGCCGGGTTCATCGGTACGTACGAACGCCCGAGGGGAAGTTCAAACTCGAAGGGGGCTACACCCTCCCTGCGCCGGAGATCGGAGGCCATGCCTACCCGACCGGACTCGCCCTCGACGAAGACAGGAACGTGCTTTATGTTTGCGCATCGAGGTCCAACGCACTTCTTTGCATCGACCTTACGTCGGGTGAGGTGCGAAAGTCGATCCCGACGGGCGTCGCGCCTTATGCTGTCCTGATTCACCCGAAGACCCGGCAACTGTGGGTGACGAACTACGGCGGCCCCAGGCCCCAGCGCAGCGAGAAGCGCGCGCCAAGCGCTGGAACCGACGTAGCGGTCGACGAGAGGGGTGTTGCGAAGTCTGGATCGGTGAGCGTGATCTCGAGCGATCTTGAGAAAGTGGAGGCGGAGATTAGCGTCGGACTCCACCCCTGCGCGCTCGCCTACCATCCAGCGGGGGACCTCGTTCTTGTCGCCAACGCCAATTCGGACGAGGTGACCGTGATCGAGTGCTCGCGCAAGGCGAAGGTTCAAGAGATCGACACCCATCCTGTGCGGGACCTGCCCTTTGGTTCGATGCCCAACGCTCTTTGCGTCGACGAAGAAGGGAAGGTGTGGGTCGCGCTTGCGGGCAACAACGCGGTGGGCTGCTTGGAGCGGGAACCCAACGGCGAATTCAGTCTCAGGGGGCTTGTACCCACGGGTTGGTATCCGTCATCGGTCCTTGCCGATGAGGGGCGCGTTTATGTTGCCAACAACAAAGGCGTCGGTTCGCGCACGAGGAATCGGCCTGAGGAGAAGGGTCGGAACTCTCACGACCACCGCGGATCGATCCAAGCGTTTTCCACCCCGACGCCCGCGAGGTTCGCCGAACTGAGCCGGAAGGTGACGACGCTAGCCAAGTCGACCTCGGTTCTGCGCGCTTACGAGCGTTCCATCCGCTCAAACGTCGGCCCGACGCCCGTCCCGGCGAAATTGGGCGAGCCTTCCGTGTTCGAGCATGTGATCTATGTGATCAAGGAGAATCGCACGTACGATCAAGTGCTCGGCGACTTGCCTGAGGGCGATGGCGACCCCAACCTCTGCAACTTCCCGGAGCCCCTTTCTCCCAACCATCACGCCTTGGCCAAGGAATTCGTGCTGCTCGACAACTACTACTGCAACGGGGTGCTTTCGGCGGATGGGCACTCGTGGGCGACCGAATCGAACGTGACCCCCTACTTGGAACGCATGTTCGGAGGCTTCACGCGGAGTTACACCTTCGGAGACGACCCGCTCACGTACTCCTCGTCGGGGTTCATTTGGGACGCCGTGCTGGCAGCCGGCCTTTCGTTTCGCAACTATGGCGAGTTCAACTACTCCGAGCCGCCCCAAGGGATGGGCTTCAAAGAGGTCTATCAAGCTCACAAATCCGGCCAGAGGGTCGACTTTCGGCTCGAAATCGGGGTGGAGCGGGTCAAGAGGTACAGTTGCCGCGACTACCCGGGCTGGAACATGAACATCCCCGACGTGCTTCGGGTCGATCGATTCTTGGAGGAGTTTCGAGAGTTCGAGAAGAGCGGAGACTTCCCCAACTTCGTGATCGTGTACCTCCCGCAGGACCACCTTTCGGGCACGACCGAAGGGATGCCGACGCCGAGGGCTCACATGGCCGATAACGACCTGGCGTTAGGCCGCCTCGTGGAAGCCGTCTCGAAAAGCAAGTTCTGGCCGAAGACCGTTCTCTTCATCAACGAGGACGACCCTCAGAACGGCTACGACCATGTGGACGGCCACCGGTCGATCTGCTTCGTCGTGAGCCCCTACAGCCGAAACCGAGGGGTGGTCAGCGAGTTCTATAACCAGTCCTCGGTGGTCCGAACGATGCTCCACATTCTGGGTCTGCCCCCCCTGAATCAGCAAGATGCCGCATCCAATCTAATGGCGGCATGCTTTGCCCCGAAGCCAGATTTCTCGGCTTACCAAGCGAGGCCGGCCGGTTGGGCGCTCGACGAACTCAACGGCTCGCTGGCCCAGAGATCGGGAAACGACCTGAAATGGGGCCGAATCAGCGCGCAAATCCCGATGCATCGGACGGGGCTGAAGTCGGTGCAAGACGAAGACAACCTCAATCGCATCCTCTGGCACGCTACCAAGGGGTATGCGACGCCTTACCCGGAGCGATTCGCCGGCGCTCATGGAAGGGGCCTTAAGGGTCGCGGGTTGTTGCTGGACTCGAACTCTGACGAGGACTGA
- a CDS encoding ATP-dependent helicase/nuclease subunit A, with the protein MAPIKLSPSDFAFLWEECKRCFWRKAVLQESRPFSPMPKIFTAIDLQMKALFAHRDVRDIVPNAPSMRIHAQDGWVESNPVATGRHERTCFVRGIYDCVVATESGYGIVDYKTSHVRSEHVPLYQRQLGAYAYALEHPAPRAAALSPIVTVGLIVYEPHRMEPTSQGASLGGALEWVPMRYDEGEFLAFLTRVLDVVSGPEPASAPGCAYCAYRGRAPEPASGS; encoded by the coding sequence ATGGCGCCGATCAAATTGAGCCCCTCCGACTTCGCCTTCCTTTGGGAGGAGTGCAAGCGGTGTTTTTGGCGCAAGGCGGTCCTCCAGGAATCGCGCCCATTTTCACCGATGCCCAAGATATTCACCGCGATCGACCTGCAAATGAAGGCGCTGTTCGCTCACCGCGACGTGAGGGACATTGTCCCCAACGCGCCTTCGATGAGGATTCACGCGCAGGATGGCTGGGTCGAGTCCAACCCCGTCGCCACCGGGCGCCACGAAAGAACCTGCTTCGTCCGCGGCATTTACGATTGCGTCGTCGCGACCGAATCGGGTTATGGCATCGTCGACTACAAGACCTCCCACGTTCGAAGCGAGCACGTGCCGCTTTACCAGAGGCAACTCGGAGCGTACGCTTATGCTCTGGAGCACCCTGCCCCTCGCGCGGCTGCGCTCAGTCCCATCGTCACGGTCGGGCTGATCGTGTACGAGCCCCACCGAATGGAGCCTACTTCGCAGGGCGCATCGCTGGGCGGCGCTTTGGAATGGGTGCCTATGAGGTACGACGAGGGCGAGTTCCTCGCGTTCCTCACTCGCGTTTTGGACGTCGTCTCTGGCCCGGAACCCGCATCTGCGCCGGGTTGCGCGTATTGCGCCTATCGAGGGAGGGCCCCGGAACCGGCCTCCGGCTCGTAA
- a CDS encoding UDP-3-O-[3-hydroxymyristoyl] N-acetylglucosamine deacetylase, with product MIVQERRTVAESVSWSGKGLHGGQAVRVTVHPGDRGIWFRAGGASLEAIPENVADTSRCTSLPVARTIEHLMSALAGLEVTDAEIEVQGGELPGLDGSSKEYVEGLLDVGLASVGTVEREPLFERVFVQEESIKVAVSSGRGVWRYGFSSDAWPFEQEFESIDIVGEFREEIAPARTWAFEHELLAIEQLGLGRGLDATSAVILGKQGYVNEVRFPDEPARHKLLDLIGDLYLAGFPIRQLNVSACRSGHRAHVEAARRLRHALSRTESYP from the coding sequence TTGATAGTCCAGGAGAGGCGAACGGTTGCCGAGAGCGTAAGTTGGTCCGGCAAAGGCTTGCACGGAGGTCAGGCCGTTCGAGTCACCGTTCACCCAGGCGACCGCGGGATTTGGTTTCGTGCGGGCGGAGCTTCGCTCGAAGCGATCCCGGAGAACGTTGCAGATACGTCTCGGTGCACCTCTCTCCCCGTCGCGCGGACCATCGAGCATTTGATGTCGGCGCTCGCGGGACTCGAAGTCACGGACGCCGAGATCGAGGTCCAGGGCGGCGAGCTTCCCGGCTTGGATGGAAGCTCGAAAGAGTACGTCGAAGGGTTGTTGGACGTGGGACTCGCAAGCGTCGGGACGGTGGAGCGCGAGCCGCTGTTCGAGCGCGTGTTCGTGCAAGAGGAATCGATCAAGGTGGCGGTGAGCTCAGGGAGGGGCGTTTGGCGATACGGTTTTTCATCTGACGCATGGCCGTTCGAGCAGGAGTTCGAATCCATCGACATCGTTGGAGAGTTTCGCGAGGAGATCGCCCCAGCGAGGACTTGGGCCTTCGAGCATGAGCTACTGGCGATCGAGCAGCTTGGATTGGGGAGAGGCCTCGATGCGACTTCGGCTGTAATTCTCGGGAAGCAGGGTTATGTGAACGAAGTGCGATTCCCAGACGAGCCGGCGCGCCACAAGCTCCTCGACCTCATTGGCGACCTCTATCTCGCGGGATTCCCGATTCGGCAGCTAAACGTGTCGGCGTGCCGATCGGGCCACAGGGCCCATGTGGAGGCGGCGAGGAGGCTGCGCCACGCGCTTTCGCGCACGGAGTCCTATCCGTGA
- a CDS encoding UDP-3-O-(3-hydroxymyristoyl)glucosamine N-acyltransferase, with translation MEKVAPPWTLKTLAALVGGEIDGPEDLVIQRPVLVGSDDPEGITFAVSRAYLEKVEASGVGAVILQDQMFASSKPSIRVPDAKRAFGILLHFCVRPIPLAPGIHPTALIDPSAAIDSSASIGPFTVVERGAWVGPGAKVHAQCYVGENCKIGAGSELRPQVVLIQDVTIGENTLIHSGCVIGADGFGFVWDGAQRIKVPHSGGVSLGNDVELGSNCAVDRSMAGNTEIGDGTKIDNLVQVAHNVKIGKNGAIAAQSGIAGTCKVGDNVVMGGAVGLRDHVSIGDNISLGGRSAVDTDLTEPGEYLGIPARPIREAAKAMILSLKLPEMHSRIRDLERTVRALQAQLEEKGTD, from the coding sequence ATGGAGAAAGTCGCGCCGCCTTGGACCCTGAAGACCCTCGCCGCGTTGGTAGGTGGTGAGATCGATGGCCCCGAAGACCTTGTGATCCAGCGGCCCGTTCTGGTCGGAAGCGACGATCCCGAAGGCATCACCTTTGCAGTTTCCCGCGCCTATTTGGAGAAAGTCGAGGCTTCTGGGGTGGGCGCGGTGATCTTGCAGGATCAGATGTTTGCGTCGAGCAAGCCGTCGATTCGGGTTCCTGACGCCAAGCGGGCATTTGGGATCCTCTTGCACTTCTGCGTGCGCCCGATTCCTCTCGCTCCAGGAATCCACCCGACCGCGCTGATCGATCCCAGCGCCGCCATCGACTCCAGCGCCTCGATCGGGCCGTTTACGGTCGTGGAGCGCGGGGCATGGGTAGGTCCAGGCGCCAAGGTCCATGCGCAGTGCTACGTGGGTGAGAACTGTAAGATCGGAGCCGGCTCGGAACTCCGGCCGCAGGTCGTCCTGATCCAAGACGTCACGATCGGAGAGAACACCCTCATTCATAGCGGATGCGTGATCGGAGCCGATGGGTTCGGGTTTGTCTGGGACGGAGCGCAGAGGATCAAGGTCCCCCATTCGGGAGGAGTCTCCCTTGGGAATGATGTGGAGCTTGGCTCCAATTGCGCGGTCGATCGCTCGATGGCGGGCAACACCGAGATTGGCGACGGAACCAAGATCGACAACTTGGTGCAGGTGGCTCACAACGTGAAGATCGGCAAGAACGGGGCGATCGCCGCCCAGTCCGGGATCGCGGGCACGTGCAAGGTCGGGGACAACGTGGTCATGGGGGGCGCTGTGGGGCTGCGCGATCACGTCTCCATCGGAGACAACATCTCGCTGGGAGGCCGCAGCGCGGTGGACACCGACCTGACTGAGCCGGGGGAGTACTTGGGGATTCCCGCGAGGCCGATTCGCGAGGCCGCCAAAGCGATGATTCTTTCTCTCAAACTGCCCGAAATGCACTCCAGGATTCGTGATCTCGAACGAACGGTCCGTGCGCTTCAGGCTCAATTGGAGGAGAAGGGCACGGATTGA